A part of Desulfomicrobium baculatum DSM 4028 genomic DNA contains:
- a CDS encoding electron transport complex protein RnfA yields MDIFLLFISAIFVNNIVLAQYLGNCPYLGCSKEKSVSIGMGAAVIFVTIMATLFTFLIQKHVLLPFNLGYLQTIVFILVIAALVQFVEMFLKKMVPPLYKALGIFLPLITTNCAVLGVAILVQRKEYDFVTSLLYAVAAGTGFMLALVVLAGIRERFEITRIPRAMRGVPIGLIMAGIMSLAFMAFKGMIA; encoded by the coding sequence ATGGATATTTTCTTGCTTTTCATCTCGGCCATCTTCGTAAACAATATCGTACTGGCTCAGTATCTCGGTAACTGTCCGTACCTTGGTTGTTCAAAAGAGAAGAGCGTCTCCATCGGCATGGGTGCTGCGGTCATTTTCGTGACCATAATGGCCACTCTGTTCACCTTTCTAATTCAAAAACATGTTCTGCTTCCATTTAATCTTGGATATCTGCAGACCATCGTTTTCATTTTGGTTATTGCTGCTCTTGTTCAGTTCGTCGAAATGTTCCTTAAAAAGATGGTTCCACCTCTGTACAAGGCGCTGGGCATCTTTTTGCCCCTCATCACCACGAACTGCGCGGTGTTGGGTGTGGCGATCCTCGTACAGCGCAAAGAATATGATTTTGTCACTTCGTTGCTTTACGCTGTTGCGGCCGGAACGGGCTTCATGCTCGCGCTTGTCGTATTGGCAGGTATACGGGAGCGTTTCGAGATCACCAGGATTCCCCGCGCCATGCGTGGGGTTCCCATCGGCCTGATCATGGCCGGGATCATGTCGCTGGCATTCATGGCGTTCAAGGGTATGATAGCCTAA
- the rsxE gene encoding electron transport complex subunit RsxE has product MASMMKEFTKGLWNELPPFRLVLGLCPVLAVTTTANNGLGMGAAVIFVLSLSNVIISLVRNIIPKKVRIVCFIAIAASLVVTVEMLMQAFAYPLYQQLGIFVPLIVVNCIILGRAEAFAAKNPPLLALADGLGMGIGFTLSLTFLGSLREIFGSGTWFGMSLFGPDFHPFTFMVQAPGAFVCLGLILAGMNFLNVWQAKRKGVELDPNFDAGCAGCAACKGLEKIVNQKKLERLEAAKG; this is encoded by the coding sequence ATGGCCAGTATGATGAAAGAATTCACCAAAGGACTCTGGAATGAACTTCCACCGTTCCGTCTGGTGCTGGGCCTTTGTCCTGTCCTTGCAGTGACGACCACTGCCAACAACGGTCTGGGCATGGGGGCTGCGGTTATTTTTGTTCTTTCTCTTTCCAACGTCATTATTTCGCTCGTGCGAAACATTATTCCGAAAAAAGTCCGCATCGTCTGTTTTATTGCCATTGCGGCTTCTCTGGTTGTTACTGTCGAAATGCTTATGCAAGCTTTCGCTTATCCGCTTTATCAGCAGTTGGGCATATTTGTTCCACTTATTGTCGTAAACTGCATCATTCTTGGTCGTGCGGAAGCTTTTGCGGCAAAAAATCCCCCTCTCCTCGCTTTGGCTGACGGGCTTGGGATGGGAATCGGTTTTACTCTGTCTCTCACTTTCCTTGGCAGTCTTCGTGAAATTTTTGGTTCGGGCACATGGTTCGGTATGTCACTGTTCGGGCCGGATTTTCATCCCTTCACGTTCATGGTTCAAGCACCAGGAGCCTTTGTCTGTCTGGGTTTGATTCTGGCCGGAATGAATTTTCTCAATGTCTGGCAGGCCAAGCGTAAGGGCGTTGAACTTGATCCCAATTTCGACGCGGGTTGTGCTGGTTGCGCTGCCTGCAAAGGGTTGGAGAAAATCGTCAACCAAAAGAAGCTGGAACGGCTTGAAGCAGCCAAAGGCTAA
- the rnfG gene encoding RnfABCDGE type electron transport complex subunit G — translation MMEIVRMVVVLSAITGLAGFVLSGLKVWTTPIIEEQVLTNVQGPALKQIFLQGDNDPIADRKNMPKPGSEGETIIVFPSFKGGKLQAVAIEASGKGYGGDVNVLVGFDVAADNLVGISVTTHKETPGLGSRIEEPAFTKQFKAKDPAKATLKKDGGDIDAISGATFSSIGAADAVKQAAGWYAALKDTIKTTW, via the coding sequence ATGATGGAAATTGTACGAATGGTGGTTGTGCTTTCCGCCATCACCGGTCTTGCGGGTTTCGTCCTGTCCGGGCTCAAGGTCTGGACCACGCCAATCATCGAGGAACAGGTCCTGACCAATGTCCAGGGCCCGGCTTTGAAGCAGATTTTTCTGCAGGGTGACAATGATCCCATCGCGGATCGAAAGAATATGCCCAAACCAGGCAGCGAAGGCGAGACGATCATTGTGTTTCCTTCTTTCAAGGGTGGCAAATTGCAGGCCGTGGCCATAGAGGCTTCCGGCAAAGGGTATGGCGGGGATGTGAACGTGCTTGTGGGGTTCGATGTTGCCGCGGATAATCTCGTCGGCATCAGCGTCACGACTCATAAAGAAACGCCGGGTCTTGGTTCTCGTATTGAAGAACCGGCCTTCACGAAGCAGTTCAAGGCCAAGGATCCCGCGAAAGCTACGCTGAAAAAGGATGGCGGCGACATCGACGCCATTTCCGGAGCGACGTTTTCGTCCATTGGCGCTGCGGATGCGGTTAAGCAGGCTGCAGGTTGGTACGCAGCCCTCAAGGATACGATCAAGACCACCTGGTAA
- a CDS encoding RnfABCDGE type electron transport complex subunit D, whose protein sequence is MASQDISKKIYSVATAPLWHSGRTLQKNMLQTLLALLPVIAMAVYRYGYDAVEVMAWAGLTAIVTEALVQKIMKQAPTSDDFSALVDGLLFAFLLPATAPVWMVVIGSAIMIILGRMVFGGYGGSPICAPALGWAVLAISWPDFMDLNGMLLKWDLIEPLSDLKYFGLDAISSVTPMSLLLGENLGALGASQALMVLIGGVYLLSRGVVRWFIPVSFLAGVILTGTVYNLIDPQHYASPLFHLLSGSTLLAAFFLMPYPSSSPAWRLPMLLFGFFGGVMVIIIRTYGVYPDGVPFAILLANLCTPLFDLIQPKPFGGR, encoded by the coding sequence ATGGCAAGCCAGGATATTTCCAAGAAAATCTATTCCGTCGCCACGGCTCCGCTTTGGCATAGCGGAAGAACGCTTCAAAAGAACATGCTTCAGACGCTACTGGCCCTTTTGCCGGTGATCGCCATGGCCGTGTACCGCTACGGATATGATGCGGTCGAGGTCATGGCCTGGGCAGGGCTTACAGCCATCGTCACCGAAGCTCTCGTGCAAAAGATCATGAAACAGGCCCCCACCTCCGATGACTTCAGCGCCCTGGTGGATGGACTGCTTTTCGCCTTTTTGCTTCCGGCCACCGCCCCGGTATGGATGGTGGTTATCGGCAGTGCGATCATGATCATTCTCGGTCGCATGGTTTTCGGCGGGTACGGCGGCAGTCCGATCTGCGCGCCCGCGCTTGGCTGGGCTGTTTTGGCCATCTCCTGGCCGGATTTCATGGACTTGAACGGAATGCTTCTCAAATGGGATCTGATCGAGCCCTTGAGCGACCTCAAGTATTTCGGCCTCGACGCCATCTCCTCCGTGACTCCCATGAGTCTTCTGCTGGGCGAGAACCTTGGCGCCCTGGGCGCCTCACAGGCTTTGATGGTTCTTATCGGAGGCGTCTATCTCCTTTCCCGAGGGGTGGTGCGCTGGTTTATTCCGGTTTCTTTCCTGGCGGGAGTGATCCTGACCGGGACGGTGTATAACCTCATCGACCCCCAGCACTACGCTTCCCCGCTTTTTCACCTCCTTTCGGGGAGCACTCTTTTGGCGGCTTTCTTCCTGATGCCGTATCCTTCGTCGTCTCCGGCCTGGCGCTTACCCATGCTGTTGTTCGGTTTTTTCGGAGGCGTGATGGTGATCATCATCCGCACCTACGGCGTCTATCCCGATGGCGTGCCCTTTGCGATCCTGCTGGCGAATCTCTGCACGCCGCTTTTTGATCTCATCCAACCCAAACCCTTCGGCGGGAGGTAG
- a CDS encoding 4Fe-4S dicluster domain-containing protein yields MMKLRLNTSVEIKDVLQNVPTPTLVRIPIQKKHKPIVKKKQIVGRGQVVAENPSTSAYGIGFVHSSIDGIVEDVLPDAIVVGPIPAPKEGEEAVVPARPEPCAELDSLANEELCRKLLELGIDTSRFHASRALIINGLNPEPGVLVSEQLVRDAQDTLKAGLQILERAIKPGTVKLVVASGKQISLHGCTTVNASDVYPATIDPLVVHAATGSERPDNVDVISISALYRVGLVATTKLPLMEAAVTVGGKVYRVPTGMPVQDLLNAAGVEQGPEWKLALNGPMRGEALSDLSVGIPENCTAVTLVRDGLYPSVQPNPCINCGECVLVCPARIQPGMISRYAEFNIFESTRSQHVEACLECGMCTFVCPANRPVMQYLLLAKKQLTAQDEAVSTCRLQD; encoded by the coding sequence ATGATGAAATTACGCCTGAACACCTCGGTCGAAATCAAGGACGTTTTGCAGAACGTGCCGACGCCCACGTTGGTACGGATTCCGATTCAGAAAAAACACAAACCCATCGTCAAGAAGAAACAAATCGTGGGCCGCGGCCAAGTCGTCGCGGAAAATCCTTCGACGAGCGCTTACGGCATCGGCTTTGTCCATTCCTCCATCGACGGCATTGTTGAAGATGTGCTTCCCGACGCCATCGTCGTCGGTCCCATCCCCGCACCCAAAGAGGGTGAAGAGGCTGTGGTTCCCGCTCGGCCGGAACCCTGCGCGGAGCTGGACTCGCTCGCCAACGAAGAACTTTGCCGCAAGCTGCTGGAACTTGGCATCGACACGAGCAGGTTCCATGCCTCACGTGCATTGATCATTAACGGTCTCAATCCCGAGCCCGGCGTGCTGGTCAGCGAACAGCTGGTTAGGGATGCCCAGGATACCTTGAAGGCCGGTCTGCAGATTCTGGAACGCGCCATCAAGCCCGGAACGGTGAAGCTGGTTGTTGCCAGCGGCAAGCAGATCTCATTACACGGGTGCACCACCGTCAACGCCAGCGACGTTTATCCGGCCACCATCGATCCTTTGGTCGTTCATGCGGCGACCGGATCAGAAAGACCTGACAACGTCGATGTCATTTCCATTTCCGCGCTCTACAGAGTCGGTCTTGTGGCGACCACCAAGCTTCCCCTCATGGAAGCCGCGGTCACTGTCGGCGGGAAGGTGTATCGGGTGCCCACCGGCATGCCGGTGCAGGACTTGTTGAATGCCGCGGGCGTCGAGCAAGGCCCGGAATGGAAGCTGGCTCTGAATGGTCCCATGCGCGGTGAGGCGTTGAGCGATCTGAGCGTGGGCATACCGGAAAACTGCACTGCCGTGACTCTGGTTCGGGATGGCCTCTATCCTTCTGTTCAGCCCAATCCCTGTATCAACTGCGGCGAGTGCGTCCTGGTTTGTCCGGCTCGCATTCAACCAGGAATGATTTCCCGGTATGCCGAATTCAATATCTTTGAAAGTACCCGCTCACAGCATGTCGAAGCCTGCCTTGAATGCGGCATGTGTACTTTCGTGTGTCCGGCCAATCGTCCGGTTATGCAGTACCTGCTTCTGGCCAAGAAGCAGCTGACTGCCCAGGACGAAGCAGTGTCTACATGCAGATTGCAGGACTGA
- a CDS encoding cytochrome c3 family protein, giving the protein MKKRYVPITIVCGLLALLALGGQFAPAPSEELPVRLRLDNKGGDVVFTHSRHVQYVEKDGGNCAKCHHESENPGLTPLPCGSCHATEFDAKFSSDHQTTLPEETCTRCHHAELGKLTYSHDDHAEQYASSCTDCHHDTDIEAEPGACNQCHGEKADGDTPALRDAVHAKCESCHADMYEQKLEGCNECHELLPGKAGTLQPSCNSCHFDTDATPLPHRMDSFHDQCMTCHEEAGKGPFGEKSCTRCHTR; this is encoded by the coding sequence TTGAAAAAACGTTACGTACCCATCACCATTGTCTGCGGTCTGTTGGCGCTTCTGGCCCTGGGTGGTCAGTTTGCACCAGCCCCTTCGGAAGAGCTGCCTGTTCGTCTTCGGTTGGACAACAAGGGCGGCGATGTAGTTTTCACCCATTCTCGTCATGTGCAGTACGTTGAGAAAGATGGCGGCAACTGCGCCAAATGCCATCACGAGAGTGAAAATCCTGGTTTGACCCCGCTGCCGTGTGGCTCATGTCATGCGACGGAATTTGATGCGAAGTTCTCCTCGGATCACCAGACCACATTGCCTGAGGAGACCTGTACGCGTTGTCATCATGCCGAACTCGGCAAGCTTACCTACAGCCATGACGACCATGCGGAGCAGTATGCTTCGAGCTGCACTGATTGCCATCACGACACGGACATCGAGGCCGAGCCGGGTGCCTGCAACCAGTGTCATGGCGAGAAAGCCGATGGCGACACGCCCGCCTTGCGCGATGCCGTTCACGCCAAGTGCGAGAGTTGTCATGCCGACATGTACGAACAGAAATTGGAAGGTTGTAACGAGTGTCATGAATTGCTGCCCGGCAAGGCAGGAACCCTGCAGCCGTCCTGCAATTCGTGTCATTTCGATACTGACGCCACGCCTTTGCCGCATCGCATGGATTCGTTTCACGATCAGTGTATGACGTGTCACGAAGAGGCTGGGAAAGGACCTTTTGGCGAAAAATCGTGTACCCGCTGTCATACCAGGTAA
- a CDS encoding calcium/sodium antiporter, with protein sequence MLIPFLALCAGLALLVWSADHFIDGAASVARHFSMPPLLIGMIIVGFGTSAPEMVVSALAAMNGTPGIALGNAFGSNITNIALILGFTALLKPIEIHSQVLRKELPLLTAVTAVTAYLIHEGTLTRTDAVIMLVLFAGLMFWTVRQGMQTQGDPFGEEMGNELCAQCMPLGRAYFWLVTGLVLLIGSSRLLVWGAVEIAHALGVSDLIIGLTVVALGTSLPELASSIIASRKGEHDIALGNVLGSNLFNTLAVVGIAGVIRPMDVEPGVISRDIPVMTALTLSLFLIGFRFKRPGRINRYAGAALLTCYIGYTAFLVRTTLFP encoded by the coding sequence ATGCTTATCCCTTTTCTCGCTCTTTGTGCCGGTTTGGCCCTGCTTGTCTGGAGTGCGGACCATTTCATCGACGGCGCGGCCAGCGTCGCGCGCCATTTTTCCATGCCCCCGCTACTCATCGGCATGATCATTGTCGGCTTCGGGACGTCAGCCCCGGAAATGGTCGTCTCCGCGCTGGCCGCCATGAACGGCACACCCGGCATTGCTCTGGGCAATGCTTTCGGTTCGAATATCACTAACATAGCTCTCATCCTCGGCTTCACCGCCCTGCTCAAACCCATCGAGATCCATTCCCAGGTGCTGCGCAAGGAATTGCCGTTGCTCACAGCGGTGACCGCAGTGACGGCATACCTTATTCACGAAGGAACCCTCACCCGCACTGATGCCGTGATCATGCTGGTTCTTTTTGCCGGGCTCATGTTCTGGACCGTGCGACAGGGAATGCAAACCCAGGGAGACCCCTTTGGCGAAGAGATGGGCAACGAATTATGCGCGCAGTGCATGCCCCTCGGCCGCGCCTACTTTTGGCTCGTCACAGGACTTGTTCTTCTCATCGGCAGCTCCCGCCTTTTGGTATGGGGCGCGGTGGAGATCGCGCACGCCCTCGGGGTGAGCGACCTCATCATAGGTCTGACCGTCGTCGCGCTGGGCACCTCGCTTCCGGAGCTGGCGTCCTCGATCATCGCCAGTCGCAAGGGCGAACATGATATCGCGCTGGGCAATGTGCTGGGCTCAAACCTTTTCAACACCTTGGCCGTGGTCGGAATCGCCGGCGTTATCCGCCCCATGGACGTTGAACCCGGAGTCATTTCACGTGACATTCCGGTCATGACCGCCCTTACCCTTTCCCTGTTCCTGATCGGCTTCAGATTCAAACGACCCGGCCGCATCAACCGCTATGCGGGCGCAGCCCTGCTGACGTGCTATATCGGATACACTGCCTTTCTGGTCAGAACGACTCTCTTCCCATAA
- a CDS encoding PFL family protein — protein sequence MLNDREVLSTLSMIKNENLDVRTVTLGISLLDCASHDLSRFTDTIYKRITTLARDLVTVCDEVGDRYGIPVVNKRISVSPIAVAAAPFDSRGMVEVAKTLDQAAKDVNVDFIGGFGALVEKGMAKGDLALIDAIPEALDITHRMCSSINVATTRAGINMDAVALMGRTIKAAAARTADRDGLGCAKLVVFANIPEDVPFMAGAYLGVGEASSVINVGVSGPGVVKKAIDRALQDNPGAHLGELADVIKRTAYKVTRVGEIIGREVARILAVEFGIVDLSLAPTPNVGDSVGEIFQSLGLGAIGVPGSTAALAMLNDAVKKGGAFASSRVGGLSGAFIPVSEDLNIAAAASAGHLCLEKLEAMTAVCSVGLDMVALPGDTTAETLSAIIADEMAIGMINKKTTACRLIPVPGKKAGDRVHFGGLLGEAEIMPVRSNGVSAGFINRGGGIPAPLQALIN from the coding sequence ATGCTCAACGACCGCGAGGTTCTTTCCACCCTTTCCATGATCAAGAACGAGAATCTGGACGTACGCACAGTGACGCTCGGCATCAGCCTGCTCGACTGCGCGTCCCACGACCTGTCCAGATTTACCGATACCATATATAAACGCATCACCACCCTGGCCAGAGATCTGGTCACCGTGTGCGACGAAGTTGGAGACCGTTACGGCATTCCCGTAGTCAACAAGCGCATTTCGGTCAGTCCCATCGCCGTGGCCGCCGCTCCCTTCGACAGCCGGGGCATGGTCGAGGTGGCGAAGACCCTGGATCAGGCCGCCAAGGACGTGAACGTCGATTTCATCGGCGGATTCGGGGCTCTGGTTGAAAAAGGGATGGCCAAAGGCGATCTGGCCCTCATCGATGCCATTCCCGAGGCCCTGGATATCACCCATCGCATGTGCTCATCCATAAATGTGGCCACCACCCGGGCTGGCATCAACATGGACGCCGTGGCCCTCATGGGGCGGACCATCAAGGCCGCTGCCGCGCGCACGGCCGACCGTGACGGCCTGGGCTGCGCCAAGCTGGTGGTTTTCGCAAACATCCCCGAGGATGTGCCGTTCATGGCCGGCGCGTATCTGGGCGTGGGCGAGGCCAGTTCCGTCATCAATGTCGGCGTCAGCGGCCCCGGCGTGGTCAAGAAGGCCATTGACCGCGCCTTGCAGGACAATCCGGGCGCGCATCTGGGCGAACTGGCCGACGTGATCAAACGCACGGCCTACAAGGTCACTCGCGTGGGTGAGATCATCGGCCGCGAAGTGGCCCGCATTCTGGCCGTGGAATTCGGCATTGTCGATCTTTCCCTGGCCCCGACACCCAACGTCGGCGACAGCGTGGGCGAAATTTTTCAGTCCCTGGGCCTGGGAGCCATCGGCGTGCCCGGGTCCACGGCGGCCCTGGCCATGCTCAACGACGCGGTCAAGAAGGGCGGCGCTTTCGCCAGTTCGCGAGTCGGTGGCTTAAGCGGCGCCTTCATCCCCGTCAGCGAGGATTTGAACATTGCGGCTGCCGCTTCCGCCGGACACCTTTGTCTTGAAAAATTGGAAGCCATGACCGCCGTGTGTTCAGTCGGGCTCGACATGGTGGCCTTGCCGGGCGATACCACGGCCGAAACCTTGTCCGCGATCATTGCTGACGAGATGGCCATCGGCATGATCAACAAGAAGACCACGGCCTGTCGCCTCATCCCGGTGCCCGGCAAAAAGGCCGGCGACCGGGTTCATTTCGGGGGCTTGCTGGGCGAGGCCGAAATCATGCCCGTGCGCAGCAACGGCGTTTCCGCAGGCTTCATTAACCGGGGTGGAGGCATTCCGGCGCCTTTGCAGGCTCTCATCAACTGA
- a CDS encoding glycine cleavage system protein R: MNKFVLSVIGKDKPGILAKISTILFTHGCNIEDVSQTILQTEFASIFIVLNPEGHPLDEIGSSLNAALGEMELSAHLRPMAASAPAAVAATEPFVITTRGVDKPGTIAAVTEAIASLACNVVHFRAIITQEDGVDEMIMIFEVDVPAGVEHRHLRRVMQETCSGFGLDASVQHRDIFETIHRV; this comes from the coding sequence ATGAATAAATTCGTGCTGTCGGTCATCGGCAAAGACAAGCCGGGTATCCTGGCAAAAATATCGACCATCCTGTTTACCCATGGTTGCAACATCGAAGATGTCAGCCAGACCATCCTGCAAACCGAGTTCGCATCCATTTTTATCGTTCTCAACCCGGAAGGCCATCCACTGGATGAAATCGGGAGCAGCCTGAACGCCGCTCTGGGAGAAATGGAACTCAGCGCCCACCTGCGCCCCATGGCGGCTTCCGCTCCGGCTGCGGTCGCTGCGACGGAGCCCTTTGTCATAACCACCAGAGGCGTGGACAAGCCCGGGACCATCGCCGCCGTGACAGAGGCCATTGCTTCGCTCGCGTGCAACGTGGTTCATTTCCGGGCCATCATCACCCAGGAAGACGGCGTGGACGAGATGATCATGATCTTCGAGGTCGATGTCCCCGCGGGAGTGGAGCATCGCCACCTGCGGCGGGTCATGCAGGAGACGTGTTCCGGGTTCGGACTTGACGCGTCGGTCCAGCACCGTGACATATTTGAAACGATTCACAGAGTTTAG
- the purT gene encoding formate-dependent phosphoribosylglycinamide formyltransferase, translating to MTQIGTPLSPSATKVLLLGSGELGKEVVIELQRLGVEVIAVDRYENAPAMQVAHRSHTVSMLDGPALRRIIETEKPNFIVPEIEAIATDTLVELEAEGYTVIPTARAAKLTMNREGIRRLAAEELGLRTSPYRFAATYEEYMDAIQTVGTPCVVKPIMSSSGKGQSVVKAPADAENSWKYAQEGGRTGKGKVIVEGFVDFDYEITLLTVRHTGGTSFCAPIGHFQKDGDYQQSWQPQPMSEAALAEAKRMAEAVTGALGGRGIFGVEFFIKGDTVYFSEVSPRPHDTGLVTLISQDLSEFALHARAILGLPVPVIRQLGPAASSVIMAEGSSNSVSFGNLEAALSEPDTDVRLFGKPEVSGKRRMGVLVARDESLEKALEKAKKAAKAVTITL from the coding sequence ATGACACAAATAGGAACCCCGCTCTCCCCTTCAGCCACCAAGGTCCTTCTGCTCGGCTCCGGCGAATTGGGCAAGGAGGTCGTCATTGAACTGCAGCGACTTGGCGTGGAAGTCATCGCCGTGGACCGATACGAAAATGCCCCGGCCATGCAGGTTGCGCATCGCAGCCACACCGTTTCAATGCTGGACGGCCCTGCTCTGCGCAGGATCATTGAGACTGAAAAACCGAATTTCATCGTCCCCGAAATCGAAGCCATCGCCACCGACACCCTGGTGGAACTTGAAGCCGAAGGGTACACCGTCATCCCTACCGCCCGCGCCGCAAAACTGACCATGAACCGCGAAGGCATCCGGCGCCTGGCCGCCGAGGAACTGGGCCTTCGGACTTCGCCCTACCGCTTTGCCGCGACCTACGAAGAATACATGGACGCCATCCAGACCGTGGGCACCCCTTGCGTGGTCAAACCCATCATGAGCTCCTCCGGCAAAGGGCAATCTGTGGTCAAGGCTCCCGCCGATGCCGAGAATTCCTGGAAATATGCCCAGGAAGGCGGCCGCACGGGCAAGGGCAAGGTCATCGTCGAAGGATTTGTCGACTTCGATTACGAGATCACCCTGCTCACCGTGCGCCACACCGGAGGAACATCATTCTGCGCCCCCATCGGCCATTTCCAGAAAGATGGAGACTACCAGCAATCCTGGCAGCCTCAACCCATGAGCGAGGCGGCCTTGGCCGAGGCCAAACGCATGGCCGAGGCAGTGACCGGAGCCCTGGGCGGACGCGGGATTTTCGGCGTGGAATTCTTCATCAAGGGCGACACCGTCTATTTCAGCGAGGTTTCCCCCCGCCCTCACGACACTGGGCTGGTCACGCTTATCTCCCAGGATCTCTCGGAATTCGCCCTGCACGCCCGCGCCATCCTCGGACTGCCCGTACCGGTCATCCGCCAGCTCGGACCCGCCGCCTCCAGTGTCATCATGGCCGAAGGATCTTCGAATAGCGTGTCGTTCGGCAATCTTGAAGCCGCGCTGTCCGAGCCGGACACGGACGTAAGGCTGTTTGGCAAACCCGAAGTTTCCGGTAAGCGGCGCATGGGCGTGCTCGTCGCCCGCGACGAAAGCCTGGAAAAGGCCCTGGAAAAAGCCAAAAAAGCCGCCAAGGCGGTGACGATCACACTCTGA